One window of Phalacrocorax carbo chromosome 1, bPhaCar2.1, whole genome shotgun sequence genomic DNA carries:
- the TCF20 gene encoding transcription factor 20 isoform X1, with protein sequence MQSFREQSSYHGNQQSYPQEVHGSSRLEEFSPRQQAQMFQSFGGSAGSGRRGATGASTAMPGESSGHQSYQGFRKEAGEFYYMAANKDPVASGGQQPPQRRPSGPVQSYGPPQGSSFGSQYGSEGHVGQFQTQHSTLGGVSHYQQDYTGPFSPGSAQYQQQASSQQQQVQQLRQQIYQSHQPLPQASSQSASSTSHLQPMQCPSTLPSSASGYQLRVGQFSQHYQPPSSSSSSSFPSPQRFGQSGQNYDGSYSVNSGSQYEGHAVGSNAQAYGTQSNYSFQTQPMKSFEQSKLPQSGQQGQQQQHPPQHVMQYSNAATKLSLQSQVGQYSQTEVPVRSPMQFHQNFSPISNPSPAASVVQSPSCSSTPSPLMPGGENLQCGQGNMSMGSRNRILQMMPQLSPTPSMMPSPNAHAGSFKGFGLEGLQEKRLTDPGLSSLSALSSQVANLPNTVQHMLLSDALAPQKKSSKRSSSSKKADSCTNSEGSSQAEEQLKSPLAESLDGGCSSSSEDHGERVRQLSGQSTSSDTTYKGGNLERSNSSPAQGSQNEPSKLSSSPAAREDVASPDGKEAVAAVENAPKVNEKAVGVIVSREAMTGRVEKSGGQDKPAQDDASTATQAPASASGAKEAGHAGAQPETQGGSKGSKSGDNTNHNGEGNSQPGHAVAGPNFPARTEPSKSPGSLRYSYKDNIAAGIQRNIGGFPQYPSGQEKGDFPGHSERKGRNEKFPSLLQEVLQGYHHHPDRRYSRNAQEHSGMAGSLEGAMRPNILISQANELTNRGLLNKSMGSLLEGPHWGPWDRKSSSAAPDMKQINLADYPIARKFDVESQSSAHEGGALSERRSVICDISPLRQLVRDPGPHPMGHMGPEARSGRSERLAPGLSQSVILPGGLVSMETKMKAHSGQIKEEDFEQSKSSASLNNKKTGDHCHPAGIKHESFRGNASPGAAVSDVAPDYIPQQDSRSTQMRRAPGRTGSTRGKSPSQFQDLADKLKMSPGRSRGPGTDLHHMTPHMTLSERVNRGSLHSAYPQNSEGPSLASAYHTNARPHAFGDPNQGLNSQYHYKRQIYQQQQEEYKDWASSTAQGVIAAAQHRQEGARKSPRQQQFLERVRSPLKNDKDGMMYLQGSSYHDTGSQEAGRCIMGSDSTQSKCTELKHGNQKLQHHESGWDLSRQTSPAKSSGPLGTANQKRFCPQESDGHRREESTDLPKPSNAMLRLPGQEDQSPQNPLIMRRRVRSFISPIPTKRQPQDMKNSGSEDKGRLMTSAKEGADKTYNSYAHSSQSQDVGKSVAKGDSFKDLPSPDNRNCPAVSLTSPAKTKILPPRKGRGLKLEAIVQKITSPNIRRSVSTNSAETGADTVTLDDILSLKSGPEGGNVAGHGPEAEKRKGEMSDQVGPASQDTAGEITLPRSSEEWQSSEDDKTKKEVPETASVGKEGAGSSAAPPPLQKSSGQGRSDGAGAGTLTFSDSKTIPPSSVFTSEPNLKSEEKDGDVTNISPKPDGFPPKGYFPSGKKKGRPIGSVNKQKKQQQQQQQQQQLLPPPPPPPVPSQSSEGVGGGEPKPKRQRRERRKPAAQPRKRKPRRAAPIVEPQEPEIKLKYATQSVDKTDSKNKSFFPYIHVVNKCELGAVCTIINAEEEEQNKLVRGRKGQRSSTPPPSNAESKVLPTSTFMLQGPVVTESSVLGHLVCCLCGKWASYRNMGDLFGPFYPQDYAATLPKNPPPKRATEMQSKVKVRHKSASNGSKTDTEEEEEQQQQKEQRSLTAHPRFKRRHRSEDCSGASRSLSRGASCKKATTDGGSGGEKTPLDSKPSMPTSEGGTELELQIPELPLDSNEFWVHEGCILWANGIYLVCGRLYGLQEAVEIAREMKCSHCQEPGATLGCYNKGCSFRYHYPCAIDADCLLNEENFSVRCPKHKPLLPCSLPSLQNKMVKGSLSTEQSERG encoded by the exons ATGCAGTCCTTTCGGGAGCAAAGTAGTTACCACGGAAACCAACAGAGCTACCCGCAGGAAGTGCACGGTTCATCCCGACTGGAAGAGTTCAGCCCCCGCCAGCAGGCCCAGATGTTccagagctttggaggaagtGCTGGCAGTGGACGTCGTGGAGCAACAGGAGCCTCTACAGCAATGCCTGGTGAGAGCTCTGGCCATCAGAGCTACCaaggtttcagaaaagaagcaggagagtTTTACTATATGGCTGCCAACAAAGATCCAGTGGCGTCAGGAGGGCAGCAGCCACCTCAGCGCAGGCCTTCCGGACCAGTACAGAGCTATGGGCCCCCTCAAGGGAGTAGCTTTGGGAGTCAGTATGGGAGTGAGGGACATGTGGGCCAGTTTCAAACACAGCACTCAACCCTTGGGGGTGTGTCCCACTATCAACAGGATTATACCGGTCCTTTTTCTCCAGGGAGTGCCCAGTATCAGCAGCAAGCTTctagccagcagcagcaggtgcagCAGCTGAGACAGCAGATCTATCAGTCTCATCAGCCTTTACCCCAGGCTTCCAGCCAGTCTGCTTCTAGCACCTCACACTTGCAGCCAATGCAGTGTCCATCCaccctgccttcctctgcttctgGGTACCAGTTACGAGTGGGTCAGTTCAGCCAACACTATCAGCCACCTTCAtcgtcatcctcctcctctttcccttccccacagcGTTTTGGCCAGTCAGGACAGAATTATGATGGAAGCTACAGCGTGAATTCTGGGTCACAGTATGAAGGCCATGCTGTGGGTTCCAATGCACAGGCATATGGGACCCAGTCAAACTACAGCTTTCAGACTCAACCGATGAAAAGCTTTGAGCAGTCTAAGCTGCCCCAAAGCgggcagcaggggcagcagcaacagcaccCACCTCAGCATGTAATGCAGTATTCAAATGCTGCCACCAAGCTCTCTCTTCAAAGTCAAGTGGGACAGTACAGCCAGACTGAAGTTCCTGTAAGGTCACCAATGCAGTTCCACCAAAACTTCAGTCCAATCTCAAATCCGTCTCCTGCTGCATCTGTGGTTCAGTCTCCAAGCTGCAGCTCTACCCCTTCTCCACTCATGCCAGGTGGAGAAAATCTCCAGTGTGGGCAAGGCAACATGTCCATGGGTTCTAGAAACCGAATCCTGCAGATGATGCCTCAGCTTAGTCCTACACCATCTATGATGCCAAGTCCCAATGCTCATGCAGGGAGTTTCAAggggtttgggctggaaggactgcaggaaaaaaggcTCACAGATCCAGGGCTGAGCAGCCTGAGTGCTCTAAGTTCTCAAGTAGCCAATCTACCCAACACAGTCCAGCACATGTTGCTCTCGGATGCCTTGGcacctcagaaaaaaagttcCAAAAGGTCATCCTCTTCAAAGAAGGCCGACAGCTGCACCAACTCAGAAGGCTCCTCTCAGGCAGAGGAGCAACTCAAGTCTCCCCTGGCGGAGTCCCTTGATGGTGGCTGTTCCAGTAGTTCAGAGGATCATGGCGAAAGGGTGAGACAGCTGAGTGGCCAGAGCACCAGCTCAGACACCACTTACAAAGGGGGTAACTTAGAGAGATCCAACTCCTCACCAGCACAAGGCTCTCAGAATGAGCCATCAAaactcagcagcagccctgcagctagGGAAGATGTGGCCTCTCCTGATGGGAAAGAAGCTGTGGCAGCTGTGGAAAATGCCCCAAAAGTGAATGAAAAGGCAGTTGGGGTGATTGTCTCCCGGGAAGCCATGACGGGAAGAGTAGAAAAGTCAGGTGGACAAGATAAACCCGCACAAGATGATGCTTCCACAGCCACTCAGGCACCAGCTAGTGCTAGTGGAGCGAAAGAAGCTGGGCATGCAGGGGCGCAGCCAGAAACTCAAGGAGGAAGTAAAGGGAGCAAAAGTGGAGATAACACTAACCATAATGGAGAGGGGAACAGCCAGCCTGGTCATGCGGTTGCTGGGCCAAATTTTCCTGCAAGAACAGAACCGTCCAAATCTCCTGGCAGTTTAAGATACAGTTACAAGGATAATATAGCAGCTGGTATACAGAGAAATATTGGTGGCTTTCCACAGTATCCTTCTGGGCAAGAAAAAGGGGATTTTCCGGGGCACAGTGAGCGCAAGGGCCGGAATGAGAAGTTTCCTAGCCTCCTACAGGAGGTCTTACAGGGGTACCACCATCATCCAGACAGAAGGTATTCTAGGAATGCACAGGAGCATTCTGGGATGGCTGGGAGTTTGGAGGGAGCCATGAGGCCCAATATCTTAATTAGTCAAGCCAATGAATTGACCAATAGAGGCCTCTTAAATAAAAGCATGGGGTCTCTCCTGGAAGGCCCTCACTGGGGTCCCTGGGATAGGAAGTCTAGCAGCGCAGCTCCTGACATGAAGCAGATAAATCTAGCTGATTACCCTATTGCTAGAAAGTTTGATGTGGAGTCTCAGTCTTCTGCCCATGAAGGGGGAGCTCTCTCAGAGAGGAGGTCAGTGATCTGTGACATATCTCCATTAAGGCAGCTTGTCAGAGATCCTGGCCCTCACCCAATGGGGCACATGGGTCCTGAGGCCAGAAGTGGAAGGAGTGAACGTCTTGCCCCTGGCTTAAGCCAGTCAGTAATACTCCCTGGTGGTTTAGTATCCATGGAAACAAAGATGAAAGCTCACAGTGGGCAAATAAAAGAAGAAGATTTTGAACAGTCAAAGAGCTCAGCTAGtctcaataataaaaaaacaggAGACCATTGTCATCCTGCTGGCATCAAGCATGAATCTTTCCGAGGTAACGCTAGCCCTGGAGCTGCAGTCTCCGATGTTGCTCCAGACTACATTCCCCAGCAGGACAGCAGATCAACACAGATGAGACGAGCACCTGGCAGAACTGGAAGCACCAGGGGTAAATCACCTTCTCAATTTCAGGATCTTGCCGATAAGCTGAAAATGTCACCAGGCAGAAGCAGAGGCCCAGGGACAGATCTGCATCACATGACCCCACACATGACACTATCTGAAAGAGTTAACAGGGGTTCCTTGCATTCTGCTTACCCTCAGAATTCAGAAGGCCCATCTTTGGCTTCAGCATATCACACAAATGCTAGGCCTCATGCTTTTGGTGACCCTAACCAAGGTTTAAATTCCCAGTATCATTACAAAAGACAGATATACCAGCAACAGCAAGAAGAATACAAAGATTGGGCAAGCAGCACTGCTCAGGGTGTGattgctgcagctcagcacaggcaggaaggAGCAAGAAAGAGCCCAAGACAACAGCAGTTTCTGGAAAGAGTAAGGAGTCCCTTAAAAAATGACAAGGATGGAATGATGTACCTTCAAGGTAGCTCTTACCATGATACTGGAAGCCAGGAAGCTGGGCGCTGCATTATGGGGAGTGACAGTACTCAGAGCAAATGCACCGAACTGAAACATGGCAATCAGAAGTTGCAGCATCACGAATCTGGTTGGGACCTCTCTCGGCAAACTTCTCCTGCCAAAAGCAGCGGCCCTCTCGGAACAGCCAACCAAAAAAGATTTTGCCCTCAAGAAAGTGATGGGCATCGACGAGAGGAATCTACAGATTTGCCTAAGCCTAGTAATGCCATGCTCAGGCTCCCTGGCCAGGAAGATCAGTCTCCTCAAAATCCATTAATTATGAGGAGGAGAGTCCGTTCTTTCATCTCGCCTATCCCTACCAAAAGACAGCCACAGGATATGAAGAACAGTGGCAGTGAAGATAAAGGGCGACTGATGACTTCAGCAAAAGAAGGAGCTGATAAAACGTACAACTCCTATGCCCATTCATCTCAAAGCCAAGATGTTGGCAAGTCAGTTGCAAAGGGAGATTCCTTCAAGGACCTGCCAAGTCCTGATAATAGGAATTGCCCTGCTGTTTCCCTCACAAGCCCGGCTAAGACCAAAATATTGCCCCCAAGAAAGGGGCGAGGATTAAAACTGGAAGCTATTGTTCAAAAAATTACATCTCCCAATATTAGGAGAAGTGTTTCTACCAACAGTGCTGAAACTGGTGCAGATACTGTTACTCTTGATGACATCCTGTCCCTTAAAAGTGGGCCTGAAGGAGGAAATGTAGCTGGACATGGACCAGAGGCtgagaagagaaaaggagagatgtCAGATCAAGTGGGGCCAGCAAGCCAGGATACAGCTGGTGAAATAACTCTTCCAAGATCTTCAGAAGAGTGGCAAAGCAGTGAGGATGATAAAACCAAGAAAGAGGTCCCTGAAACTGCCAGCGTTGGTAAAGAAGGAGCAGGTTCCAGTGCAGCACCACCACCGTTGCAGAAGTCAAGCGGTCAGGGAAGGTCTgatggagctggagctggaacTCTGACCTTTTCCGACTCAAAAACAATTCCCCCTTCCAGTGTGTTTACTTCTGAACCAAATCTGAAGTCTGAGGAAAAAGATGGAGATGTGACAAACATTTCACCCAAGCCTGATGGTTTCCCTCCAAAGGGATATTTTccctctggaaagaaaaaggggaggCCAATTGGGAGCGTGAACAagcagaagaagcagcagcagcagcagcagcaacagcagcaactgCTACCGCCTCCGCCGCCCCCACCAGTACCTTCGCAGTCTTCAGAAGGAGTAGGTGGTGGTGAGCCAAAACCGAAGAGGCAAAGGAGGGAGAGGCGAaaacctgcagcacagccacggAAGCGGAAGCCTAGACGAGCTGCTCCGATTGTGGAGCCTCAAGAACCAGAGATCAAGCTTAAATATGCTACCCAGTCTGTAGATAAAACTGACTCCAAGAATAAGTCCTTTTTCCCTTATATTCATGTGGTAAACAAGTGTGAATTAGGCGCTGTGTGCACAATCATTAATgcggaggaagaggagcagaacAAATTGGTGAGGGGTCGGAAGGGACAGAGGTCTTCAACACCCCCTCCTAGCAATGCGGAGAGCAAAGTGCTGCCCACCTCAACTTTCATGCTGCAGGGCCCTGTAGTAACAGAGTCTTCTGTCTTAGGGCATCTGGTTTGCTGCCTGTGTGGCAAATGGGCCAGCTATCGTAACATGGGTGACCTCTTTGGTCCTTTCTACCCCCAGGATTACGCAGCCACCTTGCCCAAGAACCCGCCTCCAAAGAGGGCCACAGAAATGCAGAGTAAGGTCAAGGTACGGCACAAAAGTGCTTCTAATGGTTCCAAGACAGATAcggaagaggaggaggaacagcagcaacagaaggAACAAAGAAGCCTAACTGCTCATCCCCGCTTTAAGAGGCGGCACCGCTCTGAGGACTGTAGTGGAGCCTCTCGGTCACTTTCAAGGGGAGCTTCTTGTAAAAAAGCAACCACTGACGGTGGCAGTGGTGGTGAAAAGACTCCTTTGGACTCAAAACCCTCTATGCCCACTTCAGAAGGTGGCACTGAGCTGGAGTTACAAATTCCTGAACTACCTCTTGACAGCAATGAATTTTGGGTCCATGAGGGTTGTATTCTCTGGGCCAATGGGATCTACCTGGTCTGTGGCAGGCTGTATGGGCTGCAGGAAGCTGTGGAGATTGCAAGAGAGATG AAATGTTCCCATTGCCAGGAACCGGGAGCCACCTTAGGCTGCTACAACAAAGGCTGCTCCTTCCGATACCATTACCCATGTGCCATCGATGCAG